The genomic window ATCACCGCGACGACGATCGCCACCGGGTTGTGCGACAGGTAGCGACGCAGCGACGCGCCCACCCTCGTCAGGCGCGACGGCGGTCGGTCGGCGACCGGAGGAGCGGCGGATTCGGACATCGGCGAAAGCGTATTGCCAATTCCTATGAGAAGGCGTCAGTACCAGATGTCGAGCAGCGGACTCGCCTCGGGGGTGAAAGCCCGATCGACGGAGGCGAGGACGTCGGCCCCTGCTCGCACGAGTCCCGCGTGGGCGAGCTCCGTCGAGCGCACCCCGCCGAGCAGGAGCGAGCTCAGGGCACCGACCGTCAGCTCGACCTCCGACGCCTCGCTTTCGTCCGTCCGGGTGACGACGGCTTCTCCGTCCGCGTCGACGCGCAGACGCCACGTTCCCGCGGCGAAGTCGAGCGGGTCGGCCACGCGGAGCACCACGTCGAGTGCTCCCGCGTACCGCCGCGAGCCCAGGGCCCCGGGCACATCGAGGATGCGCAGCCAATGGTGGTCGGTGAGGGTCGCCGTCACGGCGCGACGGTCGGCGACCATCCACTGCACCGGCGGCACGGCGGGCTGCAGCCACGCTTTCACCCGACCGACGAGGTCGTGCTCGATCGCGAATCGCCAGAGGGCCGCGGACGCCTCGGTGTCGACGGCGAACAGGGCACGAACCTCGAGCTCGTGCGCCGAGAAGTCGTCGCGCTCGTCGATCGTGTAGACGAGGATGCCCGTCTCGTCGCCGTCCGCGCCACGATAGGCGACCGCGCGGACCCTCTCGCCCGACTTGTCGCCGGGCGCGAGACCCGCGATCCCGCGCCAGCGCCCGTCCCACCCGGGTACCGACCCGGGGCGCTGGACGCGCACTCGCTCGTGGACGGCTGCCACACGCTCCACGACCGCCTCGCGCGGCACGAAGTCGAGCCGCCCGGGTGCCGTCGGGCCCGTCCAGCGGGCGCGGCCCGTGTTGATCTGCACATCGGAGGCCCACGCGGCGGGCGAGAAACCCCAGCGCCCGTAGATCGTCGCCTCGGTGACGGTGAGGCCCGCGATGGCGAAGCCGGCCGCGGCCGCCGTCCGCAGTTCACCGCCGATCATCGCGCGCGCGATCCCCCGGCGACGGTGCGTCGCGGCCACCGTGACGGCGCTGATGGACCACAGCGGGGCGACGCGCCCCGGCGAGGTCGTCAGCTCGGAGGCCCACGAGTCGATCGTGCCGACCGGCACCGCGGGCTCGACGCCCCGACGGTCGTAGACCGCCGTCAGACGGCGGGTCCGCAGGGTCTTGCGCGCGTTCTCGGCCTCGTCGTCGGTCGACTCCGCGCCCAGGAAACCCCGGGCGACCGCCCGCTGGAACGGACGGAACCCGTCGCCGTCGGCATCCACCCGCTCGTATTCGAGCCCGGAGGCGGCGAGGTCGGCGGCGGAGGTCGGGTCGAGGGGCAGCGTCAGAGTGTCGAGGGATGCCATGACCCCAGCCTAGGGATCACCTCCGACACGCGGCGAGCGGACGCCCGCGACGTCAGTGGGTGGCCTGGATGGCGCGCAGGCGCGAGAGCACCTGGTCGCGGAGTTCGTCGGGCGCCGTCTCTTTGCACGCGCGCGCGACCACCTCGGTCAGCGTCCGTGCCACGAGGGCCTCGTCCTGGCATCCGGGGCAGTTCTCGAGGTGCTCCCGGATGTCCTTCTGCTGGGTCTTGCAGACCTCGTTGCGGAGGTACTCCTCAAGGTCGCGTCGCGCCTTGTCGCAGCCGCAGTCGCTCATTTCTTCTCTCCCGTCGCGGCCTGAATGCCGCGCTCCTTGGCGTAGTCCGACAGCAGGTCGCGCAGCAGCCGCCGGCCGCGGTGCAGACGGCTCATGACCGTACCGATCGGAGTCTT from Microbacterium testaceum includes these protein-coding regions:
- a CDS encoding GNAT family N-acetyltransferase — translated: MASLDTLTLPLDPTSAADLAASGLEYERVDADGDGFRPFQRAVARGFLGAESTDDEAENARKTLRTRRLTAVYDRRGVEPAVPVGTIDSWASELTTSPGRVAPLWSISAVTVAATHRRRGIARAMIGGELRTAAAAGFAIAGLTVTEATIYGRWGFSPAAWASDVQINTGRARWTGPTAPGRLDFVPREAVVERVAAVHERVRVQRPGSVPGWDGRWRGIAGLAPGDKSGERVRAVAYRGADGDETGILVYTIDERDDFSAHELEVRALFAVDTEASAALWRFAIEHDLVGRVKAWLQPAVPPVQWMVADRRAVTATLTDHHWLRILDVPGALGSRRYAGALDVVLRVADPLDFAAGTWRLRVDADGEAVVTRTDESEASEVELTVGALSSLLLGGVRSTELAHAGLVRAGADVLASVDRAFTPEASPLLDIWY
- a CDS encoding zf-HC2 domain-containing protein, whose amino-acid sequence is MSDCGCDKARRDLEEYLRNEVCKTQQKDIREHLENCPGCQDEALVARTLTEVVARACKETAPDELRDQVLSRLRAIQATH